One part of the Atribacteraceae bacterium genome encodes these proteins:
- the pstC gene encoding phosphate ABC transporter permease subunit PstC — protein sequence MIIKIRKWEQAEIILFFVACSSLLFLIGIILVLFMEGLPAFREVSLSEFLFGQRWLPTFTPPRFGALPLFTGTLMITLGSLAFAVPLGIFSAIFLGEICSPRLREILKPVIEMLAGIPSVVYGLFGIVILGPMIREVFSLPTGLTAFTASVILGVMAMPAIVSVAEDAITSVPRDYREASIALGATHWETIRHVLLPAAFSGISASIILGAGRIIGETMTVLMVAGGSPVIPTSLFQPVRAMTATIAAEMAEAPFGGLHYQVLFLIAVILFLVTLFLNMLVERIVYKYHSRVR from the coding sequence ATGATTATAAAAATCAGGAAGTGGGAACAAGCGGAGATAATTCTGTTCTTCGTTGCCTGTTCGTCACTGTTATTTCTGATCGGAATCATTCTGGTTCTTTTTATGGAAGGCTTACCGGCGTTTCGCGAGGTCAGCCTTTCTGAATTTCTTTTTGGGCAACGGTGGCTTCCCACCTTTACCCCTCCACGATTTGGGGCTCTTCCCCTCTTTACCGGAACCCTGATGATTACCCTCGGATCCTTGGCTTTTGCGGTCCCGCTGGGCATCTTTTCCGCGATATTTCTTGGAGAAATATGTTCGCCCCGATTACGCGAGATTCTGAAGCCGGTCATCGAAATGCTGGCCGGAATTCCTTCAGTCGTTTATGGGCTTTTTGGTATTGTTATTCTAGGCCCCATGATCCGGGAGGTTTTCTCTCTTCCGACCGGTTTGACCGCCTTTACCGCTTCTGTTATATTGGGAGTCATGGCGATGCCGGCAATTGTCAGTGTCGCCGAGGACGCGATTACCTCGGTACCCCGTGATTACCGCGAAGCATCCATTGCCTTGGGGGCGACCCATTGGGAGACCATCCGTCACGTCCTTCTTCCTGCTGCTTTTTCTGGGATAAGCGCTTCGATTATTCTTGGGGCTGGACGGATAATCGGTGAAACGATGACCGTTCTCATGGTCGCCGGCGGATCCCCGGTCATTCCCACATCCCTATTTCAACCGGTGCGAGCGATGACAGCCACGATCGCCGCGGAAATGGCTGAAGCTCCCTTTGGAGGACTCCACTACCAGGTATTGTTTTTGATTGCCGTGATTTTATTCCTGGTCACTTTGTTCTTGAATATGCTTGTTGAGCGGATAGTCTACAAATACCACAGCCGGGTAAGATAG